Proteins encoded by one window of uncultured Draconibacterium sp.:
- a CDS encoding acyltransferase, with protein sequence METLNVKHYAHYFDEIIKKLIISVYYIRNVIKLKWWGINFSLRIKFDGPIIVKRLPSSNIKIGEGCYFSMSSRHNLIGINHPCILSTQNRKAKISIGDNCGFSGTTIGAFKSIIIKNNVKSGANTIITDGDWHLDDPRAGQTQEVLINDNVWLGVNTVILKGVSIGENTIIGANSVVTKSLPANVVAAGNPCVVLKKINTEETLAPKNMQQLKETVEETSF encoded by the coding sequence ATGGAAACGTTGAACGTAAAGCATTATGCACACTACTTCGATGAAATAATAAAGAAACTTATTATATCAGTATATTACATCCGAAATGTTATCAAACTCAAATGGTGGGGTATTAATTTTTCTCTGAGAATTAAATTCGATGGGCCAATAATAGTAAAACGTTTACCAAGCAGCAATATTAAAATTGGAGAAGGATGCTATTTCTCAATGAGTTCAAGACATAACTTAATCGGAATAAACCATCCATGTATCTTATCAACTCAAAACCGGAAAGCGAAGATTTCGATTGGCGACAATTGTGGATTTAGTGGAACAACCATCGGAGCATTTAAATCTATTATTATAAAGAATAATGTCAAATCAGGTGCCAATACAATTATTACAGATGGAGACTGGCATCTTGATGATCCACGCGCAGGACAAACACAAGAAGTTCTAATAAATGATAATGTATGGCTTGGTGTAAATACGGTTATATTAAAAGGAGTAAGTATTGGCGAAAACACTATTATAGGAGCAAATTCAGTAGTAACAAAATCGTTACCAGCAAATGTAGTTGCTGCAGGTAATCCTTGTGTTGTTTTAAAGAAAATAAATACAGAAGAAACACTTGCACCTAAAAATATGCAACAACTGAAAGAAACCGTTGAAGAAACATCCTTTTAA
- a CDS encoding AMP-binding protein — MNAIQYLFEKSARLENDFVLGNRETISFTSLYEQSLKMANYLSDKNGNQKNILLVSNNNRFFLVCYFGIMLSGNVCVPLNPSIELENFDFIAKQCEAVLCFAEKKITSKLNLESINVITEQEYLDLIEHQAEFQIKNTFNPDLPAQIIFTSGSTGKQKGVVLSHKNIIANTNSIIEYLKLSEKDIIEVVLPFYYCYGLSLLHTHLRVGGSLVLNNNFILLGTVINDINKYKCTGLAGVPSHFQILLRKSDSFKKMQFPTLRYVTQAGGKLHKCFISEFNQSFPEIDFYVMYGQTEATARLSYLSPKLLKEKLGSIGKGIPNVQLKVVNEIGKQINAGEIGEIIAKGDNVMLGYYKDPESTKQTLKNGWLFTGDVGTIDTEGYIYLTARKKEIIKISGKRVSPKEIEEVFVSFPEVVDCTIEAIEDDITGEAIKATIVLKENANNYITKDILKSFCSQKLDRHKIPQFIEFSKGLKINSAGKKVKVVRENQT, encoded by the coding sequence ATGAATGCAATTCAGTATTTATTTGAGAAATCAGCAAGGCTTGAAAATGACTTCGTTCTCGGAAATAGAGAGACAATATCATTTACCAGTCTCTATGAGCAAAGTTTAAAAATGGCCAACTATTTATCTGATAAAAATGGGAATCAAAAAAATATATTGTTAGTTAGTAATAATAATCGTTTTTTTCTGGTTTGTTATTTCGGAATAATGTTATCTGGTAACGTTTGTGTGCCTCTAAACCCGTCAATAGAGTTAGAAAATTTCGATTTTATCGCAAAACAATGTGAAGCTGTTCTTTGCTTTGCCGAAAAAAAAATTACAAGCAAATTGAACCTTGAATCAATAAATGTAATTACTGAGCAGGAGTATTTAGATTTGATTGAGCACCAAGCAGAATTTCAAATTAAAAATACTTTTAATCCAGATCTTCCAGCTCAAATTATATTTACATCAGGATCAACAGGTAAACAAAAAGGGGTAGTTCTTAGCCACAAGAATATTATAGCAAACACAAACTCCATTATTGAATACCTGAAACTTTCAGAAAAGGATATAATTGAAGTAGTACTCCCTTTCTATTATTGCTATGGACTTTCACTTCTCCATACTCATTTAAGGGTGGGAGGTTCACTTGTGCTAAACAATAATTTTATTCTCCTTGGAACTGTGATAAATGATATAAATAAATATAAATGTACCGGATTAGCTGGCGTACCAAGTCATTTTCAGATTCTTCTACGGAAATCAGATAGTTTTAAAAAAATGCAATTCCCCACCCTTCGCTACGTAACACAAGCAGGTGGAAAATTACATAAGTGTTTTATCAGTGAATTTAATCAATCGTTTCCCGAAATTGATTTCTATGTTATGTACGGGCAAACTGAAGCCACTGCACGTCTGTCATACCTGAGTCCCAAATTATTGAAAGAAAAATTAGGTTCTATTGGGAAAGGGATTCCAAATGTGCAGTTAAAAGTTGTAAATGAAATAGGGAAACAGATAAATGCTGGTGAAATAGGTGAAATCATTGCTAAAGGAGATAATGTTATGCTGGGATATTACAAAGATCCAGAAAGTACAAAACAAACCCTGAAAAATGGGTGGCTGTTTACCGGAGATGTTGGCACAATTGATACAGAAGGTTACATTTATCTAACAGCACGTAAAAAAGAAATTATAAAGATATCAGGTAAACGAGTTAGTCCCAAAGAAATTGAAGAAGTGTTTGTTTCTTTCCCCGAAGTAGTTGACTGTACTATAGAAGCAATTGAAGATGACATAACCGGTGAAGCTATTAAAGCAACTATAGTTTTGAAAGAAAATGCTAATAACTACATCACTAAAGATATTCTGAAATCATTTTGTAGTCAAAAACTTGATCGGCACAAAATCCCACAATTTATTGAGTTTTCAAAAGGATTGAAAATCAATTCTGCTGGCAAAAAGGTAAAAGTAGTTAGGGAAAACCAAACATAG
- the nadE gene encoding NAD(+) synthase, producing the protein MTEKKAFSKDIIKLADVEKSALKITENLKNDVYKVLRRQGGVVGISGGIDSAVTLALAAQALGANNVLGILMPDRDSSPDSKKLALELADKFGIQTIEEDMTAALYGFGCYVRRDEAVKSVIADFNPEEDKFKIEIKQQVINMKLPPMFYVTVYFRNGKIESKRLPLKAYLQIVAASNFKQRSRMAMLYYHAEANHFAVIGTPNKHEVQQGFFVKYGDGGADVMPIGQLFKTQVYQLAHYFGVPKAIINRIPTTDTYSAEQTQEDFFYQLPFEDMDPLWYAWENDYPAIEVATVMGYSEDEIVSIFTNFERKVKTTEYLRMSPIHYIE; encoded by the coding sequence ATGACAGAGAAAAAAGCTTTTTCAAAAGACATAATAAAACTGGCCGATGTTGAAAAATCAGCATTAAAAATTACTGAAAATTTAAAAAATGATGTATATAAAGTACTCAGAAGACAAGGAGGTGTTGTTGGTATTAGTGGAGGTATTGACTCAGCAGTAACCCTTGCTCTTGCTGCCCAGGCCTTAGGAGCTAACAATGTGCTTGGGATATTGATGCCTGATCGCGATTCCAGTCCGGATAGCAAAAAGCTTGCATTAGAATTAGCCGATAAGTTTGGCATCCAAACAATTGAGGAAGACATGACTGCTGCGTTATATGGATTCGGTTGTTATGTCAGAAGAGACGAAGCGGTGAAAAGTGTAATTGCTGATTTTAACCCCGAAGAGGACAAGTTTAAAATTGAAATTAAACAACAGGTAATTAATATGAAATTACCGCCAATGTTTTATGTTACCGTTTATTTTAGAAACGGAAAAATTGAAAGTAAAAGGTTACCCTTAAAAGCTTACCTGCAAATTGTTGCCGCTTCAAATTTTAAACAACGAAGCCGAATGGCAATGTTGTATTACCATGCCGAAGCAAATCATTTTGCTGTTATAGGTACTCCAAATAAACACGAGGTTCAGCAAGGATTTTTTGTAAAATATGGAGATGGAGGTGCTGATGTAATGCCAATAGGACAATTGTTTAAAACACAGGTTTATCAACTTGCGCATTATTTTGGAGTGCCAAAAGCGATAATAAATAGGATTCCTACTACCGATACTTATTCGGCTGAACAAACCCAGGAAGATTTCTTTTATCAGCTTCCGTTTGAGGATATGGATCCCCTTTGGTACGCCTGGGAAAATGATTACCCGGCAATAGAAGTTGCTACTGTAATGGGGTATTCTGAAGATGAGATTGTAAGTATTTTTACCAATTTTGAACGTAAAGTTAAAACTACAGAGTACTTAAGAATGTCACCAATCCACTACATAGAATAA